Proteins encoded within one genomic window of Ailuropoda melanoleuca isolate Jingjing chromosome 16, ASM200744v2, whole genome shotgun sequence:
- the LRRC10B gene encoding leucine-rich repeat-containing protein 10B: MGIAESTPDELPSDAEEQLRSGEQQLELSGRRLRRLPSAVCALSRLQKLYVSGTGLRELPEEIEELRELRILALDFNKLERLPDGLCRLPRLTRLYLGGNRLLALPADFAQLQSLRCLWIEGNFLRRFPRPLLRLVALQSLQMGDNRLRALPAELPRMTGLRGLWLYGNRFEEFPPALLRMGRLHILDLDRNRLGGFPDLHPLRALRVFSYDHNPVTGPPRVADTVFLVGEGAVERMAERDEPTPRPPPRRPARAFEDEEEEDLLIGGGGPRALGPPGGSLPALEAAPGLGT, from the coding sequence ATGGGCATTGCCGAGTCCACGCCGGACGAGCTGCCGTCGGACGCGGAGGAGCAGCTGCGCAGCGGCGAGCAGCAGCTGGAGCTGAGCGGGAGGCGGCTGCGGCGGCTGCCCAGCGCCGTGTGCGCGCTGAGCCGCCTGCAGAAGCTCTACGTGAGCGGCACCGGGCTGCGCGAGCTGCCCGAGGAGATCGAGGAGCTGCGCGAGCTGCGCATCCTGGCGCTCGACTTCAACAAGCTCGAGCGCCTGCCCGACGGCCTGTGTCGCCTGCCGCGCCTCACGCGCCTCTACCTGGGCGGCAACCGGCTGCTGGCGCTGCCCGCGGACTTCGCGCAGCTGCAGAGCCTGCGCTGCCTCTGGATCGAGGGCAACTTCCTGCGGCGCTTCCCGCGGCCGCTGCTGCGCCTGGTGGCGCTGCAGTCGCTGCAGATGGGCGACAACCGGCTGCGCGCGCTGCCCGCCGAGCTGCCGCGCATGACGGGCCTGCGCGGCCTGTGGCTCTACGGCAACCGCTTCGAGGAGTTCCCGCCCGCGCTGCTGCGCATGGGCCGCCTGCACATCCTCGACCTGGACCGCAACCGCCTGGGCGGCTTCCCCGACCTGCACCCGCTGCGAGCCCTGCGCGTCTTCTCCTACGACCACAACCCGGTCACTGGGCCCCCGCGCGTCGCCGACACCGTCTTCCTCGTGGGCGAGGGCGCCGTCGAGCGCATGGCCGAGCGCGACGAGCCCACGCCCAGGCCGCCGCCCCGGCGCCCAGCTCGGGCCTttgaggatgaggaggaagaagaccTACTCATAGGGGGCGGTGGCCCCCGGGCTCTGGGGCCCCCCGGGGGCAGCCTCCCCGCCCTGGAAGCCGCTCCAGGACTGGGTACCTGA